The following proteins are co-located in the Chaetodon auriga isolate fChaAug3 chromosome 23, fChaAug3.hap1, whole genome shotgun sequence genome:
- the pcid2 gene encoding PCI domain-containing protein 2, with amino-acid sequence MAHITINQYLQQVYEAIDNHEGSFCAELLSFKHPHVANPRLQLASPEEKCQQLLEPPYDEMVAAHLRCTYAVANHDFVEAYKFQTLVVQSFLRAFQSHKEENWALPVMFAVTLDLRIFANNAEQQLQKKGKGQPGEMLEKAAEQLMSCFRVCASDNRAGIDDSKKWGMMFLSNQLFKIYFKINKLHLCKPLIRAIDSSNLKNDYSPAQKVTYKYYVGRKAMFDSDFKPAEEFLSYAFHHCHHSSQKNKRMILIYLLPVKMLLGHMPTHQLLKKYDLMQFSDVTKAVSEGNLLLLNEALSKHETFFIRCGIFLILEKLKIITYRNLFKKVYLLLRTHQLPLDAFLVALRMMQLEDVDIDEVQCILANLIYMGHIKGYISHQHQKLVVSKQNPFPPLSSVS; translated from the exons ATGGCTCACATCACTATCAACCAGTACCTGCAACAG GTTTATGAGGCCATCGACAACCATGAGGGCTCGTTCTGTGCTGAGCTGCTCTCCTTCAAACACCCGCACGTCGCCAACCCACGTCTCCAG ctggcCAGTCCTGAAGAAAAATGTCAGCAGCTACTGGAGCCGCCGTACGATGAGATGGTCGCAGCCCACCTCAG GTGCACTTATGCGGTGGCCAATCATGACTTTGTTGAAGCCTACAAGTTCCAAACCCTCGTCGTCCA GTCCTTCCTGAGGGCCTTCCAGTCCCATAAAGAAGAGAACTG GGCTCTGCCGGTGATGTTCGCCGTCACGCTGGATCTCAGGATATTTGCCAACAAT gccgAGCAGCAGTTGCAGAAGAAGGGCAAAGGTCAGCCGGGCGAGATGTTggagaaagcagcagagcagctgatgagCTGCTTCAGAGTGTGTGCCAGCGACAa CCGTGCGGGGATCGACGACTCGAAGAAGTGGGGGATGATGTTTCTGAGCAACCAGCTCTTCAAGATCTACTTCAAG ATCAATAAGCTGCACCTGTGCAAGCCTCTGATCAGAGCCATCGACAGCTCCAACCTGAAGAACGACTACAGTCCAGCTCAGAAGGTCACCTACAAATACTACGTGGGCCGCAAAGCCATGTTCGACAGCGACTTCAAGCCCG CGGAGGAGTTCCTCTCGTACGCCTTCCATCACTGCCATCACTCCAGTCAGAAGAACAAGAGGATGATCCTCATCTACCTGCTGCCCGTCAAGATGCTGCTG GGTCACATGCCGACTCATCAGCTGCTGAAGAAATACGACCTCATGCAGTTTTCCGACGTCACCAAAGCTGTGAG tgaaggaaacctgctgctgctgaacgaGGCGCTGTCCAAACACGAGACCTTCTTCATCCGCTGCGGCATCTTCCTCATCCTGGAGAAGCTCAAGATCATCACCTACAGGAACCTCTTCAAGAAAGT GTATCTGCTGCTCAGGACTCACCAGCTGCCGCTCGACGCCTTCCTGGTGGCTCTGAGGATGATGCAGCTGGAGGACGTGGACATCGACGAGGTGCAGTGTATCCTGGCCAACCTCATCTACATG GGTCACATCAAAGGTTACATCTCCCACCAGCACCAGAAGCTTGTGGTCAGCAAACAGAACCcgttccctcctctctcctctgtctcctag
- the LOC143316188 gene encoding uncharacterized protein LOC143316188, whose protein sequence is MTSRPCFVEARIADGGQDVTVCYGSTVNTLKMPMFCVVNGCSNRSNREKTRSFYRVPKVVVHKGDKCKTLTEKRRKKWLENICPRSKGAESDNARVCSDHFVKGCPSALKDTQSVDWAPTVKLGHDEEERMASTEDQQRRREGAEALLDLSESAGNQEPKNTSEVLHHRSASVEAAMSVIVQTRGEVGGGVAAHLQCPLCGHFSKSHAHQLSHMAASHPTCLDDVAVGRLGNILMYQSTARLFHCSDCFYTSRDFTKLYKHIISKHCMDEREAGGGDDGSERGEEKVGEEEEGEEERKKDTLKRKRGCEEEEREGHNGDGAGYRCLICGWKNKLKGLGINHVVHKHNIPKAYATQAIRRDAATAKHTQTSGPEEEEAAAGLSGELLKEEMEATAKVVRFSSNRFVCLICGWKTKLKGFAISHVVRSHDVERPYSCKDCKRSFFLPSRLQQHVRAAHRPGRYACPFCCFRSHFLGGFRRHCSRCNAREEGEGEEDDK, encoded by the exons ATGACGTCACGTCCCTGTTTTGTTGAGGCGCGAattgcagatggagggcaggacgTGACAGTCTGTTACGGAAGCACCGTAAACACGCTCAAAATGCCGATGTTTTGCGTCGTTAACGGTTGCTCAAATCGATCAAACCGCGAAAAAACGCGGAGCTTTTATcgagtaccaaaagttgttgttcataagggaGATAAATGCAAGACACTGACCGAAAAACGGCGGAAAAAATGGCTGGAGAACATTTGTCCGCGATCGAAAGGAGCTGAGTCGGATAATGCTCGCGTGTGCAGTGACCACTTCGTTAAAG GCTGCCCGAGTGCGTTGAAGGACACTCAGTCTGTGGACTGGGCTCCGACAGTGAAGCTGGgtcatgatgaagaggagaggatggcgTCCACAGAAGACCAGCAAAGACGGCGAGAAGGTGCAGAGGCTCTGCTGGATCTGTCCGAGTCAGCTGGGAACCAGGAGCCAAAGAACACCTCTGAGGTTCTACACCATCGATCAG CCTCTGTAGAAGCGGCCATGTCTGTCATCGTTCAGACTCGCGGTGAAGTGGGCGGCGGCGTCGCGGCTCACCTCCAGTGCCCCCTCTGCGGCCATTTCTCCAAGAGCCACGCCCACCAGCTGTCCCACATGGCGGCGTCTCACCCCACCTGCCTGGACGACGTGGCGGTCGGTCGCCTCGGGAACATCTTGATGTACCAGAGCACCGCCCGGCTGTTCCACTGCTCCGACTGCTTCTACACCAGCCGAGACTTCACCAAGCTGTACAAGCACATCATCTCCAAACACTGCATGGACGAGAGGGAGGCGGGAGGAGGAGACGACGGGAgcgagaggggggaggagaaggtgggagaggaggaggaaggagaggaggagagaaagaaggacactctgaaaagaaagaggggctgcgaggaggaggaaagggaggggcACAATGGAGACGGCGCCGGTTACCGCTGCCTGATCTGCGGCTGGAAGAACAAGCTGAAAGGTCTGGGGATCAACCACGTGGTGCATAAGCACAACATCCCCAAAGCGTACGCCACCCAGGCCATCAGACGGGACGCCGCCACTGCCAAACACACCCAGACCAGCGggccggaggaggaggaggcagcggcCGGGCTGAGCGgggagctgctgaaggaggaaatggaggCCACGGCCAAAGTGGTCCGCTTCAGCTCCAACCGCTTCGTCTGTCTGATCTGCGGCTGGAAGACCAAACTCAAAG GTTTCGCCATCAGTCACGTGGTGCGCAGCCACGACGTGGAGCGTCCCTACAGCTGCAAAGACTGCAAACGCTCCTTCTTCCTGCCCAGCCGGCTGCAGCAGCACGTCAGGGCGGCTCATCGGCCCGGACGCTACGCCTGCcccttctgctgcttcaggtcTCACTTCCTGGGAGGCTTCAGGAGGCACTGCAGCCGCTGCAACGCccgggaggagggggagggggaggaggatgataaGTGA